The Saprospiraceae bacterium genome includes a window with the following:
- a CDS encoding acyl-CoA thioesterase produces MLAFDYKKRVRYGETDMMGYLYYGNYAQLYEIGRVETMRSIGLSYKILEQDYRIMMPVVHVESRFLLPAKYDEELTIKTILKQLPSRMITFENEIYNEEMTLIHTAVVKLFFIDMSNGKKVSCPQYMLEKLRPLF; encoded by the coding sequence ATGTTGGCATTTGATTATAAGAAGCGGGTAAGATATGGTGAGACGGATATGATGGGGTATTTGTATTATGGTAATTATGCTCAATTGTACGAAATCGGAAGGGTAGAGACTATGAGGAGCATAGGGCTTTCTTACAAAATACTGGAACAAGACTATCGCATCATGATGCCAGTAGTACATGTGGAATCAAGATTTCTCTTACCAGCCAAATATGATGAGGAACTTACCATAAAGACCATTCTTAAGCAGTTGCCATCGCGTATGATTACCTTCGAAAATGAAATCTACAATGAGGAGATGACTTTGATACATACCGCTGTGGTCAAGTTGTTTTTTATTGACATGTCAAACGGTAAAAAAGTAAGTTGTCCTCAATATATGCTTGAAAAGTTAAGACCTTTGTTTTGA
- a CDS encoding arginine deiminase, which yields MINVNSEIGLLQKVIIHRPDEGIARISPKKAEELLFDDIVHLPQMKIEHDIFRKVLQMLIGKENVLDTETLIIEGFEHSPEIKDELIDKIVDYEELPQSTKAFFMSLSPESLTKLLISGYYQDDDHIYFDPIPNFIFTRDIAIVVKDHVIISKAAKSARFRENLLTRFIFYANPLFKGLNDQGKIINLNHLDKFPPSKKGEVVSLEGGDVMMLNDDFILIGCSERTTDYAIRSLKDVLFSKNLVSNVAQINIPADRSCMHIDTLFTMIDTNDVVCFKPTVYDGISSNVKVFRKNGAEVVYDSVKTFFAHEINPNVNFIFSGEGISPYQEREQWTDGCNMVAIRPGVALTYDRNPKTEHALKKAGYNIIHANEFIERVEKGKLNTTNISKTIITLPSNELSRARGGSHCMTCPIVRTSL from the coding sequence ATGATCAATGTAAATTCTGAAATAGGATTGTTACAAAAAGTAATTATTCATAGGCCTGATGAGGGTATTGCCAGGATTTCACCCAAAAAAGCTGAGGAATTGTTATTTGACGACATTGTTCATCTTCCTCAGATGAAAATAGAGCATGATATATTCAGGAAAGTCTTACAAATGCTCATAGGTAAAGAGAATGTCCTGGATACGGAAACCCTCATCATCGAAGGATTTGAACATAGCCCTGAAATTAAAGATGAGTTGATTGATAAAATAGTTGATTATGAGGAATTGCCTCAAAGTACCAAAGCATTTTTTATGTCTTTGTCTCCCGAAAGTCTTACAAAGCTGTTGATTTCAGGATATTATCAGGACGACGACCACATATATTTTGACCCTATTCCTAATTTTATTTTTACACGTGACATTGCTATAGTTGTGAAGGATCACGTTATTATCTCAAAAGCCGCAAAGTCAGCAAGATTCAGGGAAAATCTGCTCACAAGATTCATTTTTTATGCAAATCCTTTGTTTAAAGGGCTAAATGATCAGGGTAAAATTATCAACCTGAACCACCTTGATAAATTTCCCCCTTCAAAAAAAGGGGAAGTTGTATCATTAGAAGGCGGTGATGTCATGATGCTGAATGATGACTTTATTTTGATAGGGTGCTCTGAAAGAACAACTGATTATGCCATAAGAAGCTTGAAAGATGTGTTGTTTTCAAAAAATTTAGTCAGTAACGTGGCCCAAATCAATATTCCTGCAGACAGGTCCTGTATGCATATTGATACTTTATTCACCATGATTGACACCAATGATGTAGTTTGCTTCAAGCCTACTGTATATGACGGAATCAGTTCCAATGTAAAAGTTTTTAGAAAAAATGGTGCGGAAGTGGTATATGATTCCGTGAAGACTTTTTTCGCCCATGAAATCAACCCAAATGTCAATTTTATCTTTAGTGGTGAAGGTATATCACCATATCAGGAGAGGGAACAATGGACAGATGGATGCAATATGGTGGCGATTCGTCCCGGAGTGGCATTGACATATGACAGAAATCCCAAAACTGAGCATGCTTTAAAAAAAGCCGGGTACAACATCATTCATGCCAATGAATTTATAGAAAGGGTTGAAAAAGGGAAATTGAATACAACAAATATTTCAAAAACAATCATCACACTGCCATCCAATGAATTGTCCAGGGCGAGAGGTGGATCACATTGTATGACCTGTCCTATTGTAAGGACTTCATTATAA
- a CDS encoding DEAD/DEAH box helicase, with protein sequence MTFNDFDLSEPILNALKSEGYTVPTPIQIKAIPIVVKGKDLLACAQTGTGKTAAFAVPILRRLEIMSENRQSKSVIKTLVLTPTRELAIQIADSFEAYGKNSKQKVTTIFGGVSQLSQVQAIRKGTDILVATPGRLLDLIQQGIINLSTIEIFVLDEADRMLDMGFVHDIKKIIKLLPQKRQSLFFSATIPANINELAHTILTNPVKVEVTPVSSTAETIQQELIYVAKDEKYNLLLQTLHDREGQNALIFTRTKHGADKVVKVLSRHHIKSAAIHGNKSQNARQKALNDFKENINKVLVATDIAARGIDIDELSLVINFEIPNIPETYVHRIGRTGRAGASGCAISFCDHEERAYIRDIQRLISIQIPSKTYTGSGIEVISPLPELPSKSVETVELGHPKSATKKKSYWKNKKKKYPISSK encoded by the coding sequence ATGACATTCAATGATTTTGATCTATCAGAGCCGATCTTAAATGCTCTGAAATCTGAAGGCTACACTGTTCCGACTCCGATTCAAATAAAAGCAATACCCATAGTTGTAAAAGGAAAAGATCTTCTGGCCTGTGCACAAACAGGCACAGGAAAAACTGCAGCTTTTGCTGTGCCTATATTAAGACGTCTAGAAATTATGTCAGAAAACAGGCAATCAAAGTCTGTGATTAAAACATTAGTTCTAACACCTACGCGTGAACTTGCCATACAGATAGCTGATAGCTTTGAGGCTTATGGTAAAAATTCAAAGCAGAAAGTGACAACCATTTTTGGCGGTGTCTCTCAGCTTTCACAGGTACAGGCAATAAGAAAAGGAACAGATATTTTGGTTGCTACACCCGGCAGATTGCTTGACTTGATTCAGCAGGGAATCATCAACTTATCCACCATTGAAATTTTTGTACTTGATGAAGCTGATCGTATGCTTGATATGGGATTTGTTCACGATATCAAAAAGATAATAAAACTGCTGCCCCAAAAAAGGCAATCGTTGTTTTTTTCTGCCACTATACCTGCCAATATCAATGAATTGGCCCATACTATACTGACAAATCCTGTAAAGGTAGAAGTGACACCTGTGTCGTCCACTGCCGAAACTATACAGCAGGAATTGATCTACGTGGCAAAAGATGAAAAATACAACTTATTGTTGCAAACGCTACACGATAGAGAAGGTCAAAATGCTTTAATCTTTACGCGTACAAAACATGGTGCTGATAAAGTAGTTAAAGTTTTAAGCAGACATCACATCAAGTCAGCTGCCATCCATGGCAATAAATCGCAAAATGCACGACAAAAAGCATTGAATGATTTTAAGGAAAATATCAATAAGGTGCTTGTGGCCACAGATATTGCAGCACGTGGTATTGACATTGATGAATTATCTTTAGTTATCAACTTTGAAATTCCCAACATACCGGAAACATATGTGCATAGAATAGGCCGAACCGGTCGAGCCGGGGCATCAGGATGTGCCATTTCTTTCTGTGATCATGAAGAAAGAGCCTACATCCGGGACATTCAGAGGCTGATCAGTATTCAAATCCCATCTAAAACATATACAGGATCAGGCATTGAAGTAATCAGTCCATTGCCGGAATTACCTTCAAAATCTGTTGAAACCGTTGAATTAGGCCATCCCAAATCTGCCACAAAGAAAAAATCGTATTGGAAAAACAAAAAGAAAAAATATCCGATTTCTTCTAAATGA
- a CDS encoding insulinase family protein codes for MKNLITLVFCLFIVQKLHAQYQTVKKTSADGKYSYNIVTGDPTQTRFYTLKNGLQVILHENRNEPKIMTLITTRAGGKNDPSTNTGLAHYLEHLMFKGTGNLGTMDYAKEKIYLNQIDDLYEVYRQTTDQDIRKSIYKQIDSISTLASKIAIPNEYDKAMSAVGSNMTNAFTSFEMTAYMENIPSNNLEKFLNIQDERFTNPVFRLFHTELETVYEEKNISLDNGQSKVFEGMFSGLFSKHPYGTQTILGAVDHLKNPSIKTIRNFYNTYYVPNNMVVILAGDINADETIGLVDKYFGDWKTGNVPKFTFESEVPTTEPKEMYVQTPDAESVAIGFRMPDKNDKEAILADLTSAILYNGKSGLIDKNLVNAQKVLEGYGFNYLLTDYGLIYFGGKALQGQTLKEVRQLILDQIEALKKGEFDESLIQATVNNQKVNKVREQENPMWMAFTLNDLFSTGTPWENYLRDVDNMGKVTKQDIVNFANKWFGNNHMTVYKLTGKDTTVQKVIKPEITALEINRSAQSEFLRNVTATPNPPLKPVFLDYQKDIQFGALSKDVPIWQVPNKNNKLFDFYYVFDMGSFNIKKLPLAIEYLKLIGSQKKSNEQINKELYNLAVDFNIFTSNEQVYVSMSGLEENREKALAIIEDLMRNPKPDQDALNKMIEAKIKQRNDNTLNKNSIFWSALNNYVDYGAKNPYNDVLSNQEMRSIKANEMTDLIKSLFGYKHKVYYYGPTAVPALTTQLKKAHKVAPKLKDYPPARKYEPAKTTDENNIYFVNYDMIQTDISLQRWDEAYDVKKTPIVAAFNEYYGGSMSSVVFQEIREAKALAYSTYGFYSPPGKKEDKYKTGFYVGTQADKLSQAFDAMNDLIENMPESEKNWDIGRTSIKQNLEANRITKTNILFNYQTALKRGLNYDTRKDVYQSIDNITLADIKNFHGNHMKDKKWNIRVIGDKTKLNMSDLAKYGKVVELNHKDIFGYEVESKVLKP; via the coding sequence ATGAAGAACCTGATTACTTTAGTTTTTTGTCTTTTTATAGTACAGAAGTTGCATGCCCAGTATCAAACTGTAAAAAAAACCTCTGCTGATGGCAAATATTCCTACAATATCGTCACAGGAGATCCCACACAAACACGATTTTACACGCTTAAAAATGGTTTGCAGGTCATTTTGCATGAAAACAGAAATGAACCTAAAATCATGACTCTGATTACTACACGCGCCGGAGGGAAAAATGATCCTTCTACCAATACGGGACTGGCACATTATCTGGAGCACCTCATGTTTAAAGGCACAGGTAACTTAGGAACTATGGACTATGCCAAAGAAAAAATTTATCTTAATCAGATTGACGATTTGTATGAAGTATACAGACAGACCACTGACCAGGATATACGTAAGAGCATATATAAACAAATTGACTCCATATCGACGTTGGCTTCAAAAATTGCAATTCCCAATGAATATGATAAAGCCATGTCTGCGGTTGGCTCTAACATGACCAACGCTTTTACAAGCTTTGAGATGACAGCTTATATGGAAAATATTCCTTCCAACAATCTTGAGAAATTCCTTAATATCCAGGATGAAAGATTTACAAATCCAGTTTTTAGGTTATTTCACACTGAATTGGAAACTGTGTACGAAGAAAAAAATATTTCTCTTGACAATGGTCAAAGCAAAGTTTTTGAAGGTATGTTTTCAGGATTGTTTAGCAAACATCCTTATGGTACCCAAACTATACTTGGCGCAGTGGACCACTTAAAAAATCCTTCCATCAAGACCATCAGAAATTTTTACAATACTTATTATGTACCCAATAATATGGTAGTCATTTTGGCCGGAGATATCAATGCTGATGAAACAATAGGACTTGTTGATAAGTATTTTGGGGACTGGAAGACAGGTAACGTACCGAAGTTCACTTTTGAGTCCGAAGTACCAACCACTGAGCCAAAAGAAATGTATGTCCAAACGCCGGATGCAGAAAGTGTAGCTATCGGATTCAGAATGCCAGATAAAAATGATAAAGAAGCGATTTTAGCTGATCTTACAAGTGCAATTTTGTACAATGGGAAATCAGGTCTGATCGACAAAAACCTTGTGAATGCCCAAAAAGTACTGGAAGGCTATGGTTTTAACTATTTGCTTACAGATTATGGTCTGATATATTTTGGTGGTAAGGCGTTACAAGGCCAAACACTCAAAGAAGTAAGGCAGCTAATTTTGGACCAAATAGAAGCTCTTAAAAAAGGTGAATTTGATGAAAGTCTGATACAAGCCACGGTCAATAATCAGAAAGTTAATAAAGTCCGTGAGCAGGAAAACCCTATGTGGATGGCATTTACACTCAATGATTTATTTTCCACAGGCACACCTTGGGAAAATTATCTCAGAGATGTGGACAATATGGGGAAGGTAACAAAACAAGATATTGTAAACTTTGCCAATAAATGGTTTGGTAATAATCATATGACTGTGTACAAACTGACAGGTAAAGATACTACTGTACAAAAAGTAATCAAACCGGAGATTACAGCCCTTGAAATCAACAGGTCCGCCCAATCTGAGTTTTTGAGAAATGTCACAGCCACTCCAAATCCACCTCTAAAACCTGTATTTCTGGATTATCAGAAAGATATCCAATTTGGTGCTTTAAGCAAAGATGTTCCGATTTGGCAAGTACCAAATAAAAACAATAAGCTTTTTGATTTTTACTATGTATTTGATATGGGGAGCTTTAACATAAAAAAACTTCCCCTTGCCATCGAATATCTGAAACTGATAGGCAGCCAAAAAAAATCTAATGAACAAATCAACAAAGAATTGTACAATCTTGCAGTAGATTTCAATATATTTACATCAAATGAACAAGTATATGTGAGTATGTCAGGACTTGAAGAAAATAGAGAAAAAGCGCTTGCTATCATTGAAGATCTGATGCGCAATCCAAAGCCTGATCAGGATGCTTTGAACAAAATGATAGAGGCCAAGATCAAACAAAGGAATGACAATACACTTAACAAAAACTCTATATTCTGGAGTGCTCTGAATAATTACGTGGATTATGGTGCAAAGAACCCATACAATGATGTATTGAGCAATCAGGAAATGAGAAGTATCAAGGCGAATGAAATGACTGACCTGATCAAGTCATTGTTTGGATACAAACATAAAGTGTATTATTATGGCCCAACAGCTGTACCAGCATTGACAACTCAACTTAAAAAAGCACACAAAGTAGCACCCAAACTCAAAGATTATCCTCCTGCAAGAAAGTATGAACCTGCTAAAACAACAGATGAAAACAATATTTACTTTGTAAATTATGATATGATACAAACGGATATCAGTCTTCAAAGATGGGATGAAGCATACGATGTTAAAAAAACTCCTATTGTCGCTGCTTTTAACGAGTATTATGGAGGCAGTATGTCATCAGTAGTATTTCAGGAAATCAGGGAAGCAAAAGCATTGGCTTATTCAACATATGGTTTTTATTCTCCTCCAGGTAAAAAAGAAGATAAATATAAAACTGGCTTTTATGTAGGAACACAGGCAGATAAATTATCCCAGGCTTTTGATGCAATGAACGATCTGATTGAAAATATGCCGGAATCTGAAAAAAATTGGGATATAGGGCGTACATCCATCAAGCAAAACTTAGAAGCCAACAGGATTACAAAAACGAACATTTTGTTCAACTATCAAACGGCTTTAAAAAGAGGCCTTAATTATGACACCAGAAAAGATGTGTACCAGTCTATAGACAATATTACATTGGCGGATATTAAAAATTTCCACGGTAATCACATGAAAGATAAGAAATGGAATATCAGAGTGATTGGAGACAAAACCAAACTTAATATGAGCGACCTTGCAAAATATGGCAAAGTGGTCGAACTCAACCATAAAGATATCTTTGGTTATGAGGTGGAGTCTAAGGTGTTGAAACCTTAA
- a CDS encoding pseudouridylate synthase has translation MNSYDILYEDDYLIAVHKPTGIFVHRSRIDPAASLFMVQEVRNLIGARVYPVHRLDRKTSGLLLMAKTKEIQSVMNKMFMDRQVHKKYLAIVRGYTSETFQIDYPIMSEKGKLQESITTFTTLQTTEIPESSGRFSTSRYSLVEAVPLTGRMHQIRRHLSHIFHPIIGDRPHGCNKQNRFFLQRFGLSDMMLQASSLQFAHPITGHDTYIYAPIKDEFKRVYKILGFEENGFIPKANAQLRLFSTEI, from the coding sequence TTGAATTCTTATGATATTCTGTATGAAGATGACTACCTGATAGCAGTTCACAAGCCTACTGGTATTTTTGTTCACAGAAGCCGCATTGATCCTGCTGCTAGTTTATTTATGGTACAAGAAGTCCGCAACTTGATTGGTGCAAGGGTGTATCCTGTACATCGTCTCGATCGTAAAACTTCAGGTCTTTTGCTGATGGCAAAAACTAAAGAGATACAGTCTGTCATGAACAAAATGTTTATGGATAGACAAGTACATAAAAAGTATTTAGCTATAGTCAGGGGTTACACTTCCGAAACCTTTCAAATAGATTATCCTATCATGTCAGAGAAAGGCAAGCTTCAGGAATCCATAACGACATTTACTACTTTACAGACAACAGAGATACCTGAGTCATCCGGCAGATTTTCCACTTCCCGATATTCATTGGTCGAGGCTGTTCCATTGACAGGGCGGATGCACCAGATCAGAAGGCATCTTTCCCATATTTTTCATCCTATCATCGGAGACCGACCACATGGCTGCAATAAACAAAACAGATTTTTTCTCCAGAGATTTGGTTTGTCAGATATGATGCTCCAAGCTTCGTCACTACAGTTTGCACATCCGATTACTGGTCATGATACATATATATATGCACCAATCAAAGATGAGTTTAAAAGGGTTTATAAAATTTTAGGATTTGAAGAGAATGGATTCATTCCCAAAGCTAATGCACAGTTAAGGTTATTCTCAACAGAAATTTGA
- a CDS encoding SRPBCC family protein, with protein sequence MGIYQLKTEQIIPSTLEKVWDFISSPKNLAKITPPYMGFQITNDPVSEKMYAGQIISYKVSPLLGIKMDWVTEITQVVEHQYFVDEQRVGPYNIWHHQHIIEGVPDGVLMKDIVSYKPPFGFLGQIANELIIRKQLNEIFAYRFQAVEWEFGKLVL encoded by the coding sequence ATGGGAATATATCAATTAAAAACAGAGCAAATCATTCCTTCCACTTTGGAAAAAGTTTGGGATTTTATTTCTTCGCCAAAAAATCTGGCTAAGATTACACCACCATACATGGGATTTCAGATCACAAATGATCCTGTGTCTGAAAAAATGTATGCCGGTCAGATCATCTCATACAAGGTAAGTCCTCTATTAGGTATCAAAATGGATTGGGTGACAGAGATCACACAAGTGGTAGAGCATCAATATTTTGTTGATGAACAGCGCGTCGGCCCTTACAACATATGGCATCACCAACACATTATTGAAGGAGTGCCTGATGGTGTACTGATGAAAGATATAGTCAGTTATAAGCCACCATTTGGATTTCTGGGCCAGATTGCAAACGAGCTGATCATACGTAAGCAGTTGAATGAAATATTTGCTTACAGATTTCAGGCAGTAGAGTGGGAATTTGGAAAATTGGTTTTATAA
- a CDS encoding SDR family oxidoreductase yields MKNFVVIGGSSGIGKSLAEILAEQYTVYASFNTNQTVSDKITYFHYNHEQPLNKENLPNVIHGLIYCPGAISLKPFGRISRQTFLEDYNLQVGGAVDCIQQLLLALKASGNASIVLFSTVAVQKGFNFHSLVSASKGAIEGLTKALAAELAPSIRVNCIAPSLTQTSLAASMINTEEKIESNARRHPLKRIGQPEDISKMAAFLLSDDASWITGQIIHINGGMSTINF; encoded by the coding sequence ATGAAAAATTTTGTAGTCATAGGTGGATCAAGCGGAATCGGTAAATCATTGGCTGAGATACTTGCTGAGCAGTATACTGTTTATGCTTCATTCAATACCAATCAGACTGTAAGTGACAAAATCACCTATTTTCATTATAATCACGAGCAACCCTTAAACAAAGAAAATCTACCCAATGTAATCCATGGTCTGATTTATTGTCCGGGAGCAATTTCTCTCAAACCATTTGGAAGAATATCACGTCAGACCTTTTTGGAAGACTATAATCTTCAGGTAGGAGGTGCGGTTGATTGTATACAGCAGTTGTTACTAGCATTGAAAGCATCCGGCAATGCTTCCATAGTTTTGTTTTCTACGGTTGCTGTACAAAAAGGTTTTAATTTTCATAGTTTGGTCAGTGCAAGTAAAGGTGCCATAGAAGGTCTTACAAAGGCACTTGCGGCAGAACTGGCTCCATCCATCAGGGTAAACTGCATAGCTCCGTCATTGACTCAAACTTCATTGGCGGCCTCAATGATCAATACGGAAGAAAAAATTGAATCTAATGCTCGCCGTCACCCTTTGAAGCGCATCGGCCAACCTGAAGATATATCAAAAATGGCCGCTTTTCTTCTTTCTGATGATGCATCATGGATCACGGGACAAATTATTCACATCAATGGCGGAATGTCAACAATAAACTTTTAA
- a CDS encoding Uma2 family endonuclease, with product MVEIIKGKIFRMSPAPSSGHQGISRNLCGILFNYFKGKQCQFFDAPFDVILPVKGKDFMQSDRVVQPDIVVICDPSKIQEKGCFGAPDWIIEILSPHTTKKDIQDKFDLYEESGVKEYWIVEPKNNTVEVFELENEKYRRVRAYVQDDIVQCCTINGLSIDLKDVFEVYTTI from the coding sequence ATGGTAGAGATCATCAAGGGTAAGATTTTCCGTATGAGTCCGGCACCTTCCAGTGGTCATCAGGGTATTTCCAGAAATTTATGCGGTATCTTATTCAATTATTTCAAAGGTAAGCAATGCCAGTTCTTTGATGCACCTTTTGATGTCATTTTGCCTGTGAAGGGAAAAGACTTTATGCAATCTGATCGTGTCGTACAACCGGATATCGTAGTCATTTGTGATCCATCCAAAATTCAGGAAAAAGGCTGCTTTGGAGCTCCCGATTGGATTATAGAAATACTTTCACCACACACCACTAAAAAAGACATTCAGGATAAATTTGATCTGTATGAGGAATCAGGAGTCAAAGAATACTGGATTGTTGAACCCAAAAACAATACAGTTGAAGTTTTTGAACTTGAAAATGAAAAATACAGAAGGGTGAGAGCTTATGTGCAAGACGATATTGTACAATGTTGCACTATCAATGGCTTATCGATTGACTTAAAGGATGTTTTTGAAGTGTACACAACCATATAA